In Georgenia soli, a genomic segment contains:
- a CDS encoding quinone-dependent dihydroorotate dehydrogenase codes for MYRLLFRTLAVRVDPERAHLLALGLIRTVSRVPVLSDAVRATLGRRPDVPVPAAADGGPLARPVPGVLGLAAGMDKDADTVLGMDMIGFGFVEVGTVTARPQPGNERPRLWRHVELGALRNRMGFNNRGATAAGEQLRRLRRSRRGRSVVVGANIGKSKVTPLDGAVADYETSAREVARWADYLVVNVSSPNTPGLRDLQAVDSLRPILAAVRRAADESAGRAVPLFVKIAPDLSDDDVDAVADLALELGLAGVVATNTTVNHDLGPGGLSGSPLRERSLAVVSRLRGRLGERGTIIGVGGISTEADARAMIAAGADLLQAYSAFVYEGPAWPGRINRALGRR; via the coding sequence GTGTACCGGCTCCTCTTCCGCACCCTGGCCGTCCGTGTCGACCCTGAGCGTGCGCACCTGCTCGCGCTCGGGCTGATTCGCACCGTCTCCCGTGTCCCGGTGCTCTCCGACGCCGTCCGTGCGACCCTCGGCCGTCGCCCCGACGTCCCGGTGCCCGCGGCCGCCGACGGCGGTCCCCTCGCACGCCCCGTCCCCGGGGTCCTCGGCCTGGCGGCCGGGATGGACAAGGACGCGGACACGGTGCTGGGCATGGACATGATCGGGTTCGGCTTCGTCGAGGTCGGCACGGTCACCGCCCGGCCCCAGCCGGGCAACGAGCGGCCGCGCCTGTGGCGTCACGTCGAGCTCGGCGCCCTGCGCAACCGCATGGGGTTCAACAACCGCGGGGCCACCGCCGCCGGCGAGCAGCTGCGGCGCCTGCGCCGCTCCCGGCGGGGCCGTTCCGTCGTCGTCGGGGCGAACATCGGCAAGAGCAAGGTCACCCCGCTCGACGGCGCCGTCGCCGACTACGAGACGAGCGCCCGGGAGGTCGCCCGGTGGGCCGACTACCTCGTCGTCAACGTCTCCTCACCGAACACGCCCGGCCTGCGCGACCTGCAGGCCGTGGACTCGCTGCGCCCGATCCTCGCCGCCGTGCGCCGGGCCGCCGACGAGTCCGCCGGGCGCGCGGTCCCGCTGTTCGTCAAGATCGCGCCGGACCTCTCCGACGACGACGTCGACGCGGTCGCGGACCTGGCGCTGGAGCTCGGGCTCGCCGGCGTGGTGGCGACCAACACCACCGTGAACCACGACCTCGGGCCCGGCGGGCTGTCCGGCTCGCCGCTGCGGGAGCGCTCGCTCGCCGTCGTCTCGCGGCTGCGCGGGCGGCTGGGGGAGCGGGGCACCATCATCGGCGTCGGGGGCATCTCGACCGAGGCCGACGCCCGCGCGATGATCGCCGCCGGCGCCGACCTGCTGCAGGCCTACTCCGCGTTCGTCTACGAGGGCCCGGCGTGGCCGGGCCGGATCAACCGGGCCCTCGGGCGACGCTGA
- a CDS encoding DUF3043 domain-containing protein, producing MIGRKKTPVEPEPQPVETAGGKGRPTPTRREAEARNRRPLVPDDRKEARRIAREQRNEAYMKQRQAMVTGDERYLPLRDKGPVRRYARDYVDARWSIAEFFMPLALVMIVAMMFAGQFPQLANALVLGMYGVLLVAIVDSLIMVQLLKRRLRKKFGADQIQPWTGFYAFGRSFYFRRMRQPKPQVGRGEYPA from the coding sequence GTGATCGGACGCAAGAAGACCCCCGTCGAGCCTGAGCCGCAGCCCGTCGAGACCGCCGGCGGGAAGGGCCGCCCCACGCCCACGCGCAGGGAGGCCGAGGCCCGCAACCGGCGCCCGCTCGTGCCGGACGACCGCAAGGAGGCCCGTCGGATCGCGCGCGAGCAGCGCAACGAGGCCTACATGAAGCAGCGCCAGGCGATGGTCACCGGCGACGAGCGCTACCTCCCGCTGCGCGACAAGGGACCGGTGCGCCGGTACGCCCGCGACTACGTCGACGCACGCTGGTCGATCGCCGAGTTCTTCATGCCGCTCGCGCTGGTGATGATCGTGGCGATGATGTTCGCCGGGCAGTTCCCGCAGCTCGCCAACGCCCTGGTGCTGGGCATGTACGGGGTCCTGCTCGTCGCGATCGTCGACTCCCTGATCATGGTCCAGCTGCTCAAGCGCCGGCTGCGCAAGAAGTTCGGCGCCGACCAGATCCAGCCGTGGACCGGGTTCTACGCGTTCGGGCGCAGCTTC
- a CDS encoding DUF3043 domain-containing protein, producing MIGRKKTPVEPEPQPVETAGGKGRPTPTRREAEARNRRPLVPDDRKEARRIAREQRNEAYMKQRQAMVTGDERYLPLRDKGPVRRYARDYVDARWSIAEFFMPLALVMIVAMMFAGQFPQLANALVLGMYGVLLVAIVDSLIMVQLLKRRLRKKFGADQIQPWTGFYAFGRSFYFRRMRQPKPQVGRGEYPA from the coding sequence GTGATCGGACGCAAGAAGACCCCCGTCGAGCCTGAGCCGCAGCCCGTCGAGACCGCCGGCGGGAAGGGCCGCCCCACGCCCACGCGCAGGGAGGCCGAGGCCCGCAACCGGCGCCCGCTCGTGCCGGACGACCGCAAGGAGGCCCGTCGGATCGCGCGCGAGCAGCGCAACGAGGCCTACATGAAGCAGCGCCAGGCGATGGTCACCGGCGACGAGCGCTACCTCCCGCTGCGCGACAAGGGACCGGTGCGCCGGTACGCCCGCGACTACGTCGACGCACGCTGGTCGATCGCCGAGTTCTTCATGCCGCTCGCGCTGGTGATGATCGTGGCGATGATGTTCGCCGGGCAGTTCCCGCAGCTCGCCAACGCCCTGGTGCTGGGCATGTACGGGGTCCTGCTCGTCGCGATCGTCGACTCCCTGATCATGGTCCAGCTGCTCAAGCGCCGGCTGCGCAAGAAGTTCGGCGCCGACCAGATCCAGCCGTGGACCGGGTTCTACGCGTTCGGGCGCAGCTTCTACTTCCGCCGCATGCGTCAGCCCAAGCCCCAGGTGGGGCGGGGCGAGTACCCCGCCTGA